The following is a genomic window from Plasmodium yoelii strain 17X genome assembly, chromosome: 12.
CTTATTgaaattaaacatacggaatgatacatatattgaattagtatttaaattataaaaaaataaataaaaatataatacttagccctaacctgaatatgggttccaaaacataaaaattatataaaaattatgcaaaaattacccctcaatagacaatttcttaaaatatataaatcattattactattcctgaaataatcaatctcttcgaatcatatattaatgattcattttcttctttatattttttattttttctcttaatttttgtttttgaaatcgtttccgaaatccaaataacgaatactaatataaaaacggtaaacgtattatttttttttaatgtttgcatatatataacgaaaataattttttaattccttattatttaccttataagaaattcctaaaaaaaatgctattgcaccaaatatcgataaaactgtaaataatttatttcctatcgacgaacttgatgtaTATACAGATGCTAGTACAGAAACGTCTGTTATATCTGGAAGGGATGTACAacttttacatttattttttaaattattataatcagttGATATAGCAGACAATATTTGATTATGTAGAGTACTTTCAATATTACAGCCATATTTGAGGTTTGCATATTTGCTAACAAAATTAGTagcattatttaaaaatgtttcGCCATATTCATTACTTGCAACATTATCGTGcatattacataataatttgaatGCATCATAATAATTAGACATATCTTCAATAGTAATATTcaaaaattcattttttttatttaagaTATCTTTAAGATTTGTAATTCTATAGGCATCAGTTAcaaatttgttatatttatgattatttattacattattattataaaaatcgtaTATTTTGGTGGTACTATGCTCTTTGTATTTCTTTAATTTGTAACTAAACcatgaaataatatatagaaaaaatggaTTAGCAATGTTTTCGTTATAATTTTTAGTTTGGGACATAAGATAATATTCTGAAAGTAACCATAAAAATCCAACCgtaattttatcgatatcAGTAATGCACTCATTTTTTCCTGAATCTTTATTATAGCAGTAATCCTTAAAATGACTATTTTCATGAAATTCGAGTGTTATATTGTTGTTTAATTCATCGGGTAAATACGTCCTCAAAAGAACAAATTTTCCACActaaaaaacatttaaaaaaaattgataaaaatatgtattaagaaaatgttattaaaataaaaattaatgaagtttatagaaaatataatatcaaaaagtTTACATACTAGACTATCATCCATTATGatggaatataatttataatctcTAGGTTAAGGGGATATCATAttagttttatatatatactaaaataGGTAATGCAATtatttaaccctatatacaGCAATTATCTGtaagtaaaaatatttttattattcttaatattaatttaaagataatataaaacatatatacttttatggTAGTTAGATAAATTATCTTGTTTTGGGGGAtgtttaatacatattttattatatgtatatataatataattttgcaTACGTTATTATAAAgattaatatacttttataatgaatttaaagtatttttgAACATAggaaaggaatatatttatatcttctgttttaatgatttcaattctaaaacttaaatactgtataaatctaaaaaataaaaaattatattattactataatccttaaaaatatacaaataatcatttaataagataaactaaatttttatatacttttttttataatatataatatagttttttttttaaattataatatttacaaaataagttgcattgttcatttttttaattacatatacataattttaatattatttttatttaatatagataactTCGAAGTCTATTTTAATGAgttcaataactttatttttatcctatataatttaatttataaatataccttgttgggtaattttataatatattttgcacatcttttccacggtttaaaacgacaattagcactaATTCCATCTTATTATGctatttatatgtttaaaTAACTCATTGAATGTAAatagtttttaaaaataatacttattatatattaaatattaatacataaataaatattgatgcaaattttaaagtataatagaaaattatgtgtattaggttagtatattgcactttgagaggagagataagggaagtatgtttttttaagacaaggatatagttatataaaatttaactATTCTACATAGTTTAATTATACCTTATACTTTCTatcattaaaatttttaattcatatatatattaaaattctTCACTAAAAATGTCTtggaattattttctaaatgtATTGTTtgcttttaaattttaataaataatattgtaCTGCatgttttataataaactatatttttaaggaaactatagaattattaatattattttgcttggTAGTGTTAACTCTAATATTATCGCATTAAGGATTACTTAAacaaatgttataatatttcatttgatcTTGCATGTATACAATTTTAGTCTTATTAcaagtttaataatatatataatgaatttataccCATATAGTGTACCAAAtgaacataatatattaatctaatattactATTGTTGTTTTGGTTATAtcactgtatagtacaaTGAGATAATTAATGCACTCAAGAGAAATACTTTAACCAATTAGTAATTTTTCTTGTTTCattgttttaaagtataacattttaggacatatatactatttcgtaataacattatatttagattatatatttgttaatttgtatatatatagtaacctaatataaatattattagttcaaaGAAATTAATTACTATATATCTTTTCTATataatctatattaataataattatatgaagttttcaaaatataacaatatttcaatattatttattggtataatattttactagtttatatgtatgggtatataataataacgcattctatctattatattatttataattattagaacaaaatatgatatgaaattttattaatatgcttataatttattttttaactattttaaatataatatatttatacctcaaaatataaaatttaaaaattaatagtaattaatctaatattatacctttatgagaactaaattaatgtatatagaacTATTTCTATAGTttgaatttaataatttagcataaaatgatactatatataatcgaaagttaaaaggacaatatacatatatctatagtacattttttatgtattactaaaaatgttagatgcataaaacatcttttatagatattgtTGTGTTGTCGAACcccgatcgatattttatgaatctatattttatgactacatatatatattggtaatatgtttaattaatcttaaaaacacacatattaatatgaagatatattataatgtaggcaattgttccaaatgaatcgagttataattatactctgatatataaaattattatactgttTGATTACAAAAATACGATttgaatcaaaataaatatgatacaaatcataagttttactaaataaaattttcatcaaataaagaaacatattatgatatgcataattcaataaaaccaaatattaacttttatataggcaattatgatatatcataatatgaattaatatatacaatatagacattttattttaatcatataaaatcggcatgaacactcaattatatatattataacttatgaaaaaatgggATGTGgcctttttcatattaatggttGTATCCCTTTTTTGAGTGCATATTTGGACTTCAGCTCAAGATTAAACATACGAGTATAacacatatatttaactagtgttcaaattataaaaaaattaatgcaaATAAAACTCTAACCAAAAACATCAATTCAATAGAACAAAACTATAACACACAGCACAGAATCATTACCAAAAATACAGGTTCCCCCAAAAGAAACCCTGAATCCtttcatacatatatatattaccataatattattgactcaaataaatataatgtatatatgaaattgtttatattgttattcTATTAATaaacttcaaaaaatgaaattttgTCAAGTTTTActttcattatataaaacataaacatatgtatataatataaaattatgtgcatacaaataataaattctatgattatagaaaatggataaatcttatttcaattattattttcggAACATTCTTTCACAAATTACATACTATAAATAAGTACATACAAcgaaaaaattcatataaatatatatatgttagtattttattcaaatatataatcaaaatatattacatttattttaataattacataataaaattataaaattaaaatatgagctcgtaaatgtataaaatactAGCATAATTCATTTGTCTATAGGTATCACATGTCAAACATTGTAGTTtaaatgataattataaataattatttggtTCGTTTTTTAGTTCGATATCAtttgaatataattattatatgaagattatttactttttttagATTTTGAAGATTGTTTTTCTAATGAtgcttttaattttaatatcttCTCTAAATGTTCCTGATTTTTTGGAGTAAACTCACGCTGATAAGTTCCAAATCGAGATGTTATTTTAGGAAGAGATTCATTGCTATCTGAATATGTTACGGTTATTTGACAAAATGGGCGATCTAAGGGTACTTTACTATTTGAAGATGCGTTTGATCGTTTATTTATTCTatacattttaaatatattaaaacaattaaatcCTTTATCATCTTTATCATCTTTATCATCTATATCATCTTTATCAGCtatattatctttatcatttttatcgtCTATATcatctttatcatttttatcagctatattatctttatcatttttatcgtCTATATcatctttatcatttttatcgtCTATATcatctttatcatttttatcgtCTATATCATCTTTATCATCTTTATCGTCTATATcatctttatcatttttatcgtCTATATcatctttatcatttttatcagcTATATcatctttatcatttttatcatctatATCATCTTTATCATCTTTAGGGTTGCAATTATTGTCATTCCTTAATTGGGTTTCGCATTTAAATTCGATCTCATTTTGTTCGTTCCTTCTGTATCTTTGTCTGGTACTACGGGTGCATTTATTTCCTACACCATAATATACCTTAGAACGATAATACAAGGGCATAAAcatactaatatatatacgtcacaatatgtaaataaccattattatataatgttCTATatgttaatttatattttgttttggCAACTTACTCTCTGTTCAGAGCAATGTATTGGTACAACCAAAAGGGCATAGATGACGATACAAACTAAactaaatataattttattcattttcttattaataaaaagtgTTACCTCGAATGTGTAAgctttaaataatatatatgttttactATTTTTCAGTTTCCTTTTTATCTACTATTATTGTAAAACAATAATgctattatttaatattaaattattagaaatatattcttatataatttttttaattttaatttatataaataatttatttcatatttatgaaagtattttataataaaattgtgtGTTGCTGTTATTTTAAAGTATCcacaaatttataattctGTAATTataagttaaaaaaatataatattttatttttattttaatataaataataacaataaataaataatataatttattttaaatgcataaaaatgtatatattttctctatgtattttttgtttatttgaaccattatatttaatataataaaattatttttaatacttgACATATAAGTAGATGAATGcattaatttatatgtatataccaccatataaatatataataactgCTATCAtcagaaatataaaaataccaTTTATAAAATCCTTATATTTAcgtttttttcaaataacaaTCCATTTTCCAAAGAttacattattttaattataaacaaataagtTTATGTAACAAGTTCAAccttaaatatattttttgcatatttttatataaataagtctttaGTATAATTTAAAGgatcatttaatatatgtttgaTACTTTAtaaacttatatttttctattgtCGTTTGTCTACAAGAAAAttagtatatattaattgtggtaataaaatattatatacatatgtattgTAAAtcaatatatgcaaacatatGAAAAACAATTAACAACAGTTGTTGTTTGCATCTAAAtacattcatatttttatacttcTCAAATGTTTGATGCTGGTTAATAgtattctatattttatttaccacttttttgtaaaaatgtttatttcATAAATTGGTGTGTaaccattttatttataaatacatctatgaatatataacattaaatatattatttctattAAAATAGTATAAAGTATTCGTATTTTTAAGTGTAATTCAAAAAACAATACATATAGAACCAATATATTGAAAGAGATaccaatttatttttatctcaaatcgaaaatgaaatatactTAATGctactattattttcatcatatttatttaacaaaTGTTAAAACAATTTCTGTATTTAAACAATACAATATTTTgacatttataaataataattaaagacaaataaatgttataattcaGTTATAATAGAGAATCTCATCATATAGCAAATTTATTTTAcgttttattataaaatatgaaacaaACTTTTGACATGTATCATATATACACAATACTTCTTCATATTAATAGACAAATTTACTATTTAGtattctttaaatttatatattttttaaattagacataaaatataagttaattaaatttatcattCCAAAGAATAATCTTTTCATttataaacaataaaaattaacaatataaataaattaataaatggcACAGGATCGGCCTGCATaagtttgtatatatttaataatccCATTTTCTCATAACgcaatttattattttactatatcttcaatttataacttttttCATGTTTGTTCCTTACTTCCCTTCATTCCACCCCAGTTTCTCATATTTTGCGttgtaattatttaaatcagCGCTCTTTTCTAGGACCAAGTTGATTACAATGTTTGATCAATTTCCCCATAAACTAATAATCTCAAATTAATAATCAAATAGAAAAAGACATAGTCAAACACATTTACCATTAAGTAATATTAACACGGAATGCAATTCTTATagtttatcaaaatatattactttaTTCGTTCCTTTTCATCCTCATGTTTTCTTACATATTTAgacttaatataaattttaaaaactaAAACTTATcctatacatatttaaaacaattccttaaactaataaatattatcaaattatataaaattaaatgcaatgtAACGCTTAATCCTAACTcaaatatgggttccacaaacacaaccctgacccacaccacaaaactatataaaaattatgcaaaaattacttatttccaaatagacagtttcttaacatatataaatcattattactattcctgaaataggcattctcttcgaatcatatattattgattcattctcttctttatattttttattttttctcttaatttttgtttttgaaatcgtttccgaaatccaaataacgaatactaatataaaatgttaagaagtatacaatttatttgttaaaatttgcatatataataaaaatagtttttAATTTCCTTATTaattaccttataagaaatccCCAAGAAAATTGATACTGCAACAAATACAAATGTAATTGAGATTAGTGTGTGTTTTATTACTGATCTTCGTGAATATGTTGGAAGAGTTGGGAAATTGATAGATTGAGCAgaattacatttattttttaaattattataatcatttgataatgtagacaatatTTGATTATATGGACTACCtttagtattattataatcttcATTAAgatcatcatattttttagcaAATTCTTTAGCCTTTTCTAAAAATTTCTGGCAATTTGAAATGTTTGCATCAATTTCAACATACAtttcacataataatttaaatggatcataaaatttagatatatctttaatatcaatACTCATCAACTCttgttttttatctataagatccttataGCTCTTATAGTCACtaacattatttatatcctTAATATACTCCTTAtcgttatttatatattggtcataaaattcatttaGATTGTTGATCTTGTCATGTGACTTCTGATttagtttataacttaaccacGCCAAAATATATCCAACAATATTGATATTACCTTTTGCATAATTCGTGTACGAATACGAATCCCCAAAAATTGCATCAAATAACCATAAAAATACAGCATTCATTTTATCGATATCAGTCTCACATTTTATATCAGTACAAAAGgtgtttttaaaattattattaaattgatAATTTCCCTTGCTCAATTGATCGGGAAACGAATTCCTTACAGCAAAGAACTTATAAcactaaaaaaacatttaaaaccaattaataaaatgtgtattattgaaaattttattaaaataaagtttaatgatatttatatgtaatacaatataaaaaatgtaaaggaaattattattattaaaaaatgcttaTACCATTTTGTCATTCATTGTGAtgggattttatttttgatttggaAATTGAGTAGAATCATCTATTTTATATACGTTACCCCCAATATGTGATgcaaatactttaaccctatatgtaacaactgtctgtagttaaatatattataactttttaataattaaattaatatagaataataaaataatattattactaaagaaaTGTTCTATTTAtgtttatgataattaaCTAAATTGCCTTAAATATAAGATtgattaatacatttttgatcaaatgcatatatactgcattttataaaaaaattgatgtTCTTACTAACAcctggtataactttattataaaaattaatatacttttataaagaatttaaagtatgcTTGAACATAGagaaggaatatatttatatcttatgttttaatgatagcccttctaaaacttaaatactgtataaatctaaagaattaaaaattatattattagtataatttctaaaagtatataaatagtcatttttttaaatatattaaatatttatatacttgtttctaatactatataccatattttattaaaattatagtattttcaaaataagtTGCATGCTCTATTCTCTATGcaaattacataattttaatattacttttagttaatatatatacactccaattatattttaatattttcaataactttatttttattactatatacttaaatttagaaatataccttattgggtaatttaataatatattttctgcATCTTTTCCGCTGTTGAAATAACAATTAACAATGAACCCATACTTATTACgttatttataagcttaaatatgTCTTtaaatgcatttttttaaatcatacttagtaaatattaaatatataacacataaataagtattgatggaAATTTTagagtataatataaaactatgtttaattggattgttatattaccctttaagaggagagagataagatatttttgctcttttaatatataaatttagataaatattcgttAAATGTTCTACATTGAtcattttatcttatatattttattgttatagttatcaatgtatatgtatttaaataatttattaaaatttctatattttattaattctatggtaAAACAATGATactataatataatatggaataataaaaagacaTTTAACATTGAGTTTTTAGCTTTTTCTCTATTTATCcagatttttataatataaaaccacatatcccaaattggatctttaacaaaatatataacattggtacctttataatgtattttatgtgtcttttcgataatattaatatttaattatgatatttccacaataaaacaatatttcaatattagttattggtAGAGCATTTTACtagtttatatttataggtatataataataacgcattctatctattatattatttataattattaaaacaagatatgatatgaaattttattaatatacttatattttttcaaataactGCTTATAgtatatttccaatttatgTATACCTCATAACTATAgtgtttaaaaaataatagtgattaatctattattataccttatgataaataaattaaagcgtgtaaagcaacttctattaatactaattaattttaatagaaATGTAAAGGGAATACAAAAAGAAAAcagtaactacaattaaaaacttaaaaatgttagatgcataaaatgccttTTATAGACAATGTTATGTTGTCGATTTTCAgtcgatattttatgactattatatattggtaacatgtttaattaatcttAAAAACCAACGTATTAATacgaatatatattgtaatgtagatgaatattcaaaatgaatCATCTTATAATTCATACCCAGCCACATATAAATCCTATTATCACTGTTCGGTTATCAAAAtacgatttaaattaaaataaatatgatacaaataataagttttattatataaaatgtttcatcaaataaagaaatatattgtgTTATTCACGATTCAATATATCCCTGGGTTAAAAAacttatataatagacaatAAGAGTTCTTATGTATAGTTAGCCAATTTTTcgcaataaaatatataatacgaagttataatattgccacatttaatatatatgaaataattatatagaattatatagaagtattataacttatggaAAAACGTTATGCGACCCCTTTCACATTAGCTTATGCCGCTTTGGGATTGCATATTTAAACTTCATCTcatgattaaacatacgggatggtacatatatttaattagtgttcaaattatgaaaatttaaattacaGTATATCCTGAACCCTAACTCAAAACGAAGATTCAGTGAACGAAATAACCCATAATACATAACCTTGACCCATAAAGGATTAATGCTTCGGCATTaagattattataattaaaaaataaattaattatatatatatacttctTGACTTTACAACTTtatgtttcattattttattttatattttattttatattttattttattttattttattttatattttatttatttgtatttttttaaattttatatatactatgtTTTACTATTAAAAGggaatttataatttgtgttaatttataaaaaaacataggCATCAACATTATtaccaataaataatttttataaaattaacaattttgCTAGAAAAATGTTTagtaaaatttgtattaaaagTGACAAAAAAAATCACTTAATGTGTGATTCtcacaatataaattttagcatactattattatgatgatataaaaaatattgttattatagtagtattattaatatataaaattaactgAATTTCTCagattaaattaattattttagtatttaaaaatatagtcgtattctatattaataaacaCTATGCATCATCAAAGAAATTTTGTAAAACAAATGGaaaataatggaaaataatggaaaacaattatttgaatataattactaatgtaaatatataaattatattaaaataaatacatatttttatattattttcttacttttatatttttattttaaatgattaattttatattaggtAAAAACAACATATATTctttctattatatataaatatagtatATGTGTAATCCTATGCgcatttttttctattatatattaatgtaaatatatatgtagttCCATGCGTAATGGGAtgttttatatgttttaaattGAGTTTaatcaattataaaaatataaaacttgtgTATTCATAATGCTATATACtaaaaatatcatttatataatataattaaaattatttatttttagatattatgaataataatcagtttgatattcattatttataaaagctTCTGTtattgaattatttaaataaaaaatatattaaacttataaatttgataaaaacATACAAATTTctcttttaaataatttatatttttttaaaataattaattgttttttatactttattggagaaaattatttgctttaattttaattatgttGTGCAACTTTTCgagttattaatttttaattaaaaaaaatactaatatatattttaattttttgtttgtaaagtttaaaaatgaataactTTTAtgttcaaatttttttttttcttttaagcATCTCCCTAtatgtgaataataaaaccCTTGCAACTGATCCTGCTCCAGGAAAATCTACAACACTCgaatcaaaatataattatcttACGTAAGAAAAtacaacaatatatatatattatatatttcattatgaaaatattaaatatacacCATCGAAACAATGTTATAATGTAAATACAAtacctttatttttatacacataaaaaatatgtacattttGATCAATGATAGTccaaaagaaatatatgaaaaaaacgaGCACCTATTATGTACTGATCCAGAAGAAACTATAAAAGCAGATGAAGTTATGAACGAAGCTTTAAGACAATTAGAATATCATGCTGAAAATGTAGATGATTATGAAATTTATGAAAGATATGGTAATAgtgctttttttttattaaaaaaagaatgtAATTCCGATCtagatattaaaaaaatgaaatatatagcCAGTAAATCCTATGAGGTATCAATTAACGAACAATATTAAAGTTATAaaccaaattaaaaaatta
Proteins encoded in this region:
- a CDS encoding PIR protein — translated: MDDSLCGKFVLLRTYLPDELNNNITLEFHENSHFKDYCYNKDSGKNECITDIDKITVGFLWLLSEYYLMSQTKNYNENIANPFFLYIISWFSYKLKKYKEHSTTKIYDFYNNNVINNHKYNKFVTDAYRITNLKDILNKKNEFLNITIEDMSNYYDAFKLLCNMHDNVASNEYGETFLNNATNFVSKYANLKYGCNIESTLHNQILSAISTDYNNLKNKCKSCTSLPDITDVSVLASVYTSSSSIGNKLFTVLSIFGAIAFFLGISYKYSLFGFRKRFQKQKLREKIKNIKKKMNH
- a CDS encoding fam-c protein, translated to MNKIIFSLVCIVIYALLVVPIHCSEQRVYYGVGNKCTRSTRQRYRRNEQNEIEFKCETQLRNDNNCNPKDDKDDIDDKNDKDDIADKNDKDDIDDKNDKDDIDDKDDKDDIDDKNDKDDIDDKNDKDDIDDKNDKDNIADKNDKDDIDDKNDKDNIADKDDIDDKDDKDDKGFNCFNIFKMYRINKRSNASSNSKVPLDRPFCQITVTYSDSNESLPKITSRFGTYQREFTPKNQEHLEKILKLKASLEKQSSKSKKSK
- a CDS encoding PIR protein; protein product: MNDKMCYKFFAVRNSFPDQLSKGNYQFNNNFKNTFCTDIKCETDIDKMNAVFLWLFDAIFGDSYSYTNYAKGNINIVGYILAWLSYKLNQKSHDKINNLNEFYDQYINNDKEYIKDINNVSDYKSYKDLIDKKQELMSIDIKDISKFYDPFKLLCEMYVEIDANISNCQKFLEKAKEFAKKYDDLNEDYNNTKGSPYNQILSTLSNDYNNLKNKCNSAQSINFPTLPTYSRRSVIKHTLISITFVFVAVSIFLGISYKYSLFGFRKRFQKQKLREKIKNIKKRMNQ